Part of the Novosphingobium sp. KA1 genome is shown below.
GACGAGCCGTGACATCGCCCGTGTCTACCTCCTCCAGGTCGGCGCGGCGGCGCTGGCGGGAAGCCTGGCCGGCCTCGTCGTGGGGGTAGCGGTGACGCCGCTGCTCTCCCATGCGCTGGGCACCTTGCTGCCGGTGGAGGCGGGTTTCACATTCTCCCCCTTCGCCCTGCTGACTGCGGCAGCCTATGGCCTGCTGGTCGCGTTGGTCTTCGCCGCCCCGCCGCTGGCCCGCGCGCGCAGTTTTCCGGCGATGGCGCTGATGCGCGCCCGCGTCTCGCCGCTGGCGGCGCGAAGAATGGCATGGGCGCTGCCGGTGGGACTCGGCCTTGCCGCGATCGCCGCGCTGGCCATGCTCAATGCCGCACAGCCGCTGGTGACGGCGGGCTTCCTGGGCGGCGCTTCGGTCATGCTCGGCCTGCTGGCCCTGCTCGGCAGCGGCATCCGGCATCTGGCCGCGCGCCTGCCGCGTCCGCGCGACCCACTGCTGCGGGCGGGGCTCGCCAATCTCCATCGCCCCGGCGCGCAGACCGGCGCGCTGGTGACGGCGCTGGGTTTCGGGCTTTCAGCGTTCGTGCTGATCGCGGGCGTGCAGACCAGCCTCGACGCCAATATCCGCAAGAGCGTGCCCGACCGCGCGCCCGACTACTTCGTGCTCGATATCCCGCAGGACGGCGCCCAGGCCTTCCACGATCTGGTCGAGCGCGAGATTCCGGGCGCCACGGCCCACATCGTCCCCAACTTGCGCGGCCGCATCCTCGCCTTCGGCCCCAAGGACCACATGACGCGCGTCGCCGACATGAAGGACATCCCGGACGAGGCCTGGGCGCTTAAGGGCGAACGCGGCCTGACCTATTCGGCCTACCTTCCCGAAGGCAGCACCGTAACCTCCGGCCAATGGTGGCCGCCGATCTGGCGCGGCGAGCCGCTGGTCTCGCTGGACGAGAAATTCGCCCAGTCGGTTGGCCTCAAGGTGGGTGACTATGTGACCGTCAGCCTGCTCGGCGTGGAACGCACCGCGAAAGTGGCGGCGCTGCGCCGGATCGACTGGGACACGATGGGGCTGAACTTCGTACTGGTGTTCTCCCCCAACACGCTGGCCGATGCCCCGCACAAGCTGGCCGCGACCATCCAGGCGCCGCCGGGCCACGACGGCGCCCGGTTGCTGCCGCGCCTCGCCCGCATGTTCCCGTCGAGTTCGGTGATCGAGACCGGCACCGTGCTGGGCCAGGCGCGCGACCTGCTCGACCAGATGAGCGTGGCGATCCTAGCCGCCGCCTCGGTGGCGGTGCTGGCAGGCCTGGCGGTACTGCTGGGTGCCATCGCCGCCGCGCGGGCCAGCCGCACGTACGACAACGTGATCCTGCGCGTGCTCGGCGCCAGCCGGGGCCAGCTGCTGACGATCCAGCTGGTCGAATATGGTCTGCTGTCGCTGGTACTGGCCACGGTCGCGCTAGTTCTGGGCAGCGCTATGGCCTGGGCAGTGATCGTCAAGCTGTTCGAATTCGACTGGCTGCCCGACTGGCCCCGTATCCTGGCGGTACTGGGCGCCGGGCTTGTCCTCGTGCTGGCATTCGCCCTCGCCGGTTCGCAGCCGCTGCTACGGGCCAAACCGGCAAGGGCGCTGAGGGAACTATAGGCCACAAAAAAGGCCCCGAGAGGATCATTCCACCCCGGGGCCTTCCCTTTATTTCGCCTCGCTTGCGCCCTCAGGCAAAGACGTCGGCGCCGGTGGGATCGAGGGGATCGTCACCGAAACGGTTGGGACCGGGCGTGCCAGGCAGGCACATGATGACCAGCGAGGCGATGCTGGCGATCCAGCCGACCATCGGGATTAAGCCTGCGAGAAAGAACCCCAGATACCACCAGCCGCTCATGTCCCGGTCATGGAAACGACGCACCGTCACCGCCAGCGACGGAACGATGATCGCCAGCCAGTAGATGCCCAGAATCGACATCGGCACGATCATGCTGGCGGTGAACAAGGCCGAAGGGCCGGCGCCGTTCTCGATGTCCTGGAAGAGATTAAACGAGAATGCGAAGGCCAGGAACACCGCGCCCAGCACCATCATCACGAGAAAGTTGAGAAGCGCGAACGCCCAATACTCGCCGCGCGCCGACCTGCCCTTGAAATCGGCAAAGCGCCGGAACGGCAGGATCATATTCTGAAGCATGTATTCCCCCTTGAAATTCAGGAAGATATACTTGCCCATCAGGATCGTGGCGGCAAGCAAAATGGGGCGCACATTGCTGCGCGCCCCTTGTCAGTCTGCAATCCGCGCGTCTCCTCCCCGCAGCGCACGAACCGCTTTCACGTTCCGGACTTATGCCGGTAACGCGCCGCCGTGTCGTGGGACACGGCTGGTTCCTCCTGATGTTTGCAAGCCTGAAGAAGATCCGCCAGAACCTGTCCGACATCTTCGGACCGATCTTCTGGCGGGAACCCCAGCCTTCCTCTCAACCGACGCCCGGAACTTGTCGCTGTTCCGATCCGCCTTATTCTTTCGTTGCCGCCACTCTATCGGTTTGCCCAAGGCTTACAATCACTCGAAAGTCGGATTCGGAGACTTTCCGGCCAGCGTGACGGGAATGTCACATGTCGGCGCGTCGCGCCCCGCTTGCCGAAACAGACCATTTCGGTTAAGGGCGCGCCAATTTTGCGGCGCAGCAGGCGCTGCTGGCCAACTCCTCGAACCGATAGGCAACGCATGTCCGCCCCGCTTCCCTTGCGCAATATCGCAATCATTGCGCACGTCGACCACGGCAAGACCACCCTCGTCGACCAGCTTTTCCGCCAGTCCGGCACCTTCCGTGACAACCAGCGCGTCGAAGAACGCGCCATGGACTCGAACGACCTCGAAAAGGAACGCGGGATCACCATCCTTGCGAAGCCGACCTCGATCGAGTGGAACGGCTACCGCATCAACATCGTCGACACGCCCGGCCACGCCGACTTCGGCGCCGAAGTGGAACGCATCCTCTCGATGGTCGACGGCGTGATCCTGCTGGTCGACTCGTCGGAAGGCGCGATGCCGCAGACCAAGTTCGTCACCGGCAAGGCGCTCGGCCTCGGCCTCAAGCCGATCGTCGTCGTCAACAAGATCGACCGTCCCGACGGCCGCCACGCCGAAGTGCTGGACGAAGTGTTCGACCTCTTCGTCAGCCTCGACGCCAACGACGAGCAGCTCGACTTCCCGACCCTCTACGCCTCGGGCCGCAACGGCTACGCCAGCTACGATCCGGACGCGCGCGAAGGCACGCTGACCCCGCTGTTCGAAAAGATCGTCGAGCACGTCCCCGCGCCGAACCTCGACGTCGACGCGCCGTTCTCGTTCCTCGCCACCCTGCTGGACCGCGACAACTTCATGGGCCGCGTCCTCACCGGCCGCGTCCAGTCGGGCACGCTCAAGGTCAACGACCCGATCCGCGCCATCGACGCCGACGGCAAGGTGATCGAAGTGGGCCGCGCCTCCAAGGTGCTGACCTTCCGCGGCCTCGACCGCGTGCCGGTCGACGAAGCCCGCGCCGGTGACATCATCGCGCTGGCCGGTCTCGAAAAGGCCACCGTCGCCAACACCATCGCCGCCCCCGAAGTGAGCGTGCCGATCAAGGCCCAGCCGATCGATCCGCCGACCCTGGCGATGCGATTCGCGGTCAACGATTCGCCGCTCGCCGGCCGTGAAGGCGACAAGGTGACCAGCCGCATGATCCGCGACCGCCTGATGCGCGAAGCGGAAACCAACGTCGCCATCCGCGTCACCGAATCGGCCGACAAGGACAGCTTCGAAGTTGCCGGCCGCGGCGAACTGCAGCTGGGCGTCGTGATCGAGACGATGCGCCGGGAAGGCTTCGAACTGGGCATCAGCCGCCCGCGCGTGCTGTTCGGCACCGACGAGAACGGTGGCCGCACCGAGCCTTACGAAACCGTCGTGATCGACGTGGACGACGAATTCTCGGGCACCGTCGTCGAGAAGATGCAGCGCCGCAAGGCCGAGCTTACCGACATGCGTCCTTCGGGCGCCGGCAAGACCCGCATCACTTTCTCGGCCCCCTCGCGCGGTCTGATCGGCTACCACGGCGAGTTCCTCTCGGACACCCGCGGCACCGGCATCATGAACCGCCTGTTCGAGAAGTACGACAGCCACAAGGGCCCGATCGAAGGCCGCCTCAACGGCGTGCTGATCTCGAACGGCACCGGTGAAGCCGTCGGCTACGCGCTGAACAGCCTCGAAGATCGCGGCATCCTGTTCGTGAAGCCGCAGGAAAAGATCTACGAGGGCATGATCATCGGCGAGAACGCCAAGCCCGACGATCTCGAAGTGAACCCGATGAAGTCGAAGCA
Proteins encoded:
- a CDS encoding DUF805 domain-containing protein yields the protein MLQNMILPFRRFADFKGRSARGEYWAFALLNFLVMMVLGAVFLAFAFSFNLFQDIENGAGPSALFTASMIVPMSILGIYWLAIIVPSLAVTVRRFHDRDMSGWWYLGFFLAGLIPMVGWIASIASLVIMCLPGTPGPNRFGDDPLDPTGADVFA
- a CDS encoding ABC transporter permease is translated as MTERTISWRTAWTLARRDLSARFKGLRLLLVCLFLGVGALAAIGSLTGSIEHELVARGRQVLGGDVELRTWQRTLSEAEMKALASYGTVSRGYRLQAIVRKGDLTAPVALKSVDAGWPLYGRLTLQDGRKVGAPPEGTIWLAEGTAARLEVKPGDTVTVAEVPQKVGGIIASDPETLSEGFSFGDTAITALSLPDRAGLTATGAMYRSAVRVKFADPARDPDAVVDTLKHQFGDAAFETRTRKAASPSTQRFVSRMGQFLSLVGLAALAIAGIGIGGGVSSYLEARRSSIATLKVLGATSRDIARVYLLQVGAAALAGSLAGLVVGVAVTPLLSHALGTLLPVEAGFTFSPFALLTAAAYGLLVALVFAAPPLARARSFPAMALMRARVSPLAARRMAWALPVGLGLAAIAALAMLNAAQPLVTAGFLGGASVMLGLLALLGSGIRHLAARLPRPRDPLLRAGLANLHRPGAQTGALVTALGFGLSAFVLIAGVQTSLDANIRKSVPDRAPDYFVLDIPQDGAQAFHDLVEREIPGATAHIVPNLRGRILAFGPKDHMTRVADMKDIPDEAWALKGERGLTYSAYLPEGSTVTSGQWWPPIWRGEPLVSLDEKFAQSVGLKVGDYVTVSLLGVERTAKVAALRRIDWDTMGLNFVLVFSPNTLADAPHKLAATIQAPPGHDGARLLPRLARMFPSSSVIETGTVLGQARDLLDQMSVAILAAASVAVLAGLAVLLGAIAAARASRTYDNVILRVLGASRGQLLTIQLVEYGLLSLVLATVALVLGSAMAWAVIVKLFEFDWLPDWPRILAVLGAGLVLVLAFALAGSQPLLRAKPARALREL
- the typA gene encoding translational GTPase TypA, encoding MSAPLPLRNIAIIAHVDHGKTTLVDQLFRQSGTFRDNQRVEERAMDSNDLEKERGITILAKPTSIEWNGYRINIVDTPGHADFGAEVERILSMVDGVILLVDSSEGAMPQTKFVTGKALGLGLKPIVVVNKIDRPDGRHAEVLDEVFDLFVSLDANDEQLDFPTLYASGRNGYASYDPDAREGTLTPLFEKIVEHVPAPNLDVDAPFSFLATLLDRDNFMGRVLTGRVQSGTLKVNDPIRAIDADGKVIEVGRASKVLTFRGLDRVPVDEARAGDIIALAGLEKATVANTIAAPEVSVPIKAQPIDPPTLAMRFAVNDSPLAGREGDKVTSRMIRDRLMREAETNVAIRVTESADKDSFEVAGRGELQLGVVIETMRREGFELGISRPRVLFGTDENGGRTEPYETVVIDVDDEFSGTVVEKMQRRKAELTDMRPSGAGKTRITFSAPSRGLIGYHGEFLSDTRGTGIMNRLFEKYDSHKGPIEGRLNGVLISNGTGEAVGYALNSLEDRGILFVKPQEKIYEGMIIGENAKPDDLEVNPMKSKQLTNFRSTGKDDAIRLTPPKVMTLEQAIAYIDDDEMVEVTPQSVRLRKAILDPHERKKANRKKDA